TGTTTCCGCCGCGCATGAAGCCGGAGCCCGCGTGGTCATGGGGGCGAACCCCATTTCCCTCGGCCTTCTGAAAACGCCCGGGGAATACGGGGCCGACATTGCCGTGGGCGAAGGCCAGCCTCTGGGCATGCCGCTCGGCTTCGGCGGGCCCTATCTCGGCTTCATGGCCTGCAAGAAGGAACTCATGCGCCGCCTGCCCGGCCGCATTGTGGGCGAAACCGTGGACGGCGAAGGCCGCCGCGCCTTCGTGCTCACCCTGCAGGCCCGCGAACAGCACATCCGCCGCGAAAAGGCCTCTTCCAACATCTGTTCCAACGAGGCGCTCTGCGCCATGACGGCATCGGTCTACCTTGCGGCCATGGGTCCGCAGGGACTGCGCCGTGCGGCGGAAAACTCCGCCGCCCACGCCCATTATCTGGCGGCGGAACTTGCCCGCATTCCCGGCTTCGGCCTGCGCCATGAAGGCAGGGAATTCTTCCACGAATTTCTCACCGGATGCCCCGTGGACCCGGAACTTCTCTGCCGGGAACTCGCGAAGAAGGGCATACTCGGCGGTCTGCCCGTGGAAGGCGGCATCCTGTGGTGCTGCACCGAACTCTGCAGCAAAAACGACATGGATGAACTCGTCACCGCCATCCGGGAGGTATGCGCACAATGAAACTCCTTTTTGAAAGAAGCCGTCCCGGCCGCTGCGAAAGCCTCCTGCCCGAATGCGATGTGGAAAAGGTGCAGTTCTCCTCTTCCGCGCTGCGTTCCTCAGCTCCCCGCCTGCCGGAAATGGCGGAGGTGGACCTCGGCCGTCACTATACCGAGCTTGCCTCCCAGACCCACGGCGTGAACAAGGGCTTCTACCCCCTGGGCTCCTGCACCATGAAGTACAACCCCAGGCTGAATGAGGAAATGGCCGCCCTGCCGGGCTTTGCCGACATTCATCCCCTCCAGCCGGAAGAAAGCGTGCAGGGCTGCCTTGAAGCGCTGTACAAGGTGGAAGGCCTGCTTTGCGAAATCACCGGCATGGACGGCATGACCATGCAGCCTGCGGCCGGAGCGCACGGCGAATACACGGGCCTTCTGCTCATCCGCCGCTACCACCTCTCGCGGGGCGACACGGCCCGCACGAAGATCATCGTGCCCGATTCCGCCCACGGCACCAATCCCGCCTCGGCCACCATGGCGGGCTTCACGGTGGTTTCCGTGCCCTCCAATGCCGAGGGCGGCGTGGATCTTGAGGCCCTGCAGAAGGCCGTGGGCCCCGATACCGCGGGCCTCATGCTCACCAACCCCAACACGGTGGGCCTTTTCGACCCCAACATCCTCGACATCACGCGCATCGTGCATGAAGCGGGGGGCCTGTGCTACTACGACGGCGCGAACCTCAACGCCGTCATGGGGCACGCCCGTCCCGGCGACATGGGCTTCGACTGCGTGCACCTCAACCTGCACAAAACCTTTTCCACGCCTCACGGCGGCGGCGGACCCGGCTGCGGCCCGGCGGGCTGCAAGGCCTTTCTGGAACCCTTCCTGCCCGGCCCCCGCGTGCGGAAGGAGGCCGACGGCTACAGCTTCTTCAGGCCGGAAAACAGCATGGGCAGGGTGCGTTCCTTCTACGGCAACTTCCTTGTGGCGGTGAAGGCGCTCACCTACATTCTCACCCTGGGACGCGAGGGCATTCCCGAAGCCTCGGCCGTGGCCGTGCTCAACGCCAACTACCTCATGAAGAAGCTCGCCGGACATTACGACATGGCCTACGATACGCTCTGTATGCATGAGTTCGTCATGTCGCTGGAACGGCAGAAGCACGACATGGGCGTCACCGCCATGGACGTGGCCAAATCCCTGCTGGACTACGGCATCCATCCGCCGACCATGTACTTCCCGCTCATCGTGCATGAGGCGCTCATGGTGGAGCCCACGGAAACCGAAAGTCCCGAAACCCTGGACGATGCGGCAGAAGCCTTCATCGCCATTCTGGACAGGGCGAAGACCGACGCCGCCTACCTGCACGCAGCGCCGCACCGCTGCCCCATAGGCAGGCCGGACGAAGTGCGCGCCGCGCGTACCCCCGTGCTGCGCTATGAGTTCGACAAGAACTGACGCCGGGGCAGGCCCCTTCTGCCCGATGAAGAAAGCCCGGAGAAAAGGCACAACCCTTTCTCCGGGCTTTTTTCCGCTTTTGCCCTCAGACCTGGCAAAGCGCATCAAAAAGCGTGCTCCGGCGCGGACTTGCGCACGCACCGCCGCTTCTGGACCGCGTACCGGAGTCATGCTTTTTCCTCCCTCTGCCGTGCGGACACGGCTCCCTGGCCGCTTCCGCAGCGCCTCTGCAGCCGGAAGCCCCCGCCCGCCTCTTGCGAAGCGTCCTGAAACAGGCTATATTGCCCCTTTGTTTTTCCTTCAATCTAACACCATGAACGCGATGAGCACTCAACCGGCCCTCACCGGGAGCTTCTGCACGAACGGCCATAACGCCGGAACGCATACCGCGGCCTTTTCCTGCGGCCTTCGCGCGCGCCTTGAGGCTGCCTGCACGCATGCCGCCCTTCGTCATGAAGGCTCGGCAAAAAGAATCCTTCCCGCAACGACAGAGGGCACGGGTGCATGGTGCATCATGTGGACCGGAGAGAGGCAGCCTGTACGCCAGACGCAGGGCTGCCCTTTTTGCGTTCTTTTCGGCGCGACACGCCGTCGGAACGGGGGAAGCACGGCATCGCTCCTCCGGCCCGGAACGGGTGCGCCCTTCACCGCATTCACACCCCAACACCCCTAGGGAGGCATTTCTCATGAATCTTGTCTACACCGGCAAAACCAAGAACGTTTACGCTCTGGACAACGGCAACTATCTTCTGAAGTTCAAGGACGACTGCACCGGCAAGGACGGCGTGTTCGATCCCGGCGAAAACTCCGTCGGCCTCACCATCGAAGGCGTGGGCGACGTGAACCTGCGCATGTCCATCTACTTCTTCGAAAAGATCAACGCCGCCGGCATCAAGACCCACTATGTGAACGCGAACCTCGCCGACACCACCATGGAAGTGCTCCCCGCCAAGGTGTTCGGCAAGGGCCTCGAAGTCATCTGCCGCCTCAAGGCCGTGGGCAGCTTCCTGCGCCGCTACGGCGACTATGTGGAATCCGGCGCGGATCTGCCCGCCTATGTGGAAACCACCTTCAAGAACGACGATCTCGGCGATCCTCTGGTCACCAAGGACGGCCTCGTGGTGCTCGGCGTCATGACCGAACAGCAGTATGAGGACATCAAGGAAATGACCCAGAAGATCACCCGCATCGTGGCCGACGATCTGGCCGAAAAGGGCCTCACCCTCTACGACATCAAGTTCGAATACGGCTACGACGCCGACGGCAAGGTCATGCTCATCGACGAAATCGCCTCCGGCAACATGCGTGTGTACAAGGACGGGGAATACATCGACCCCATGACCCTTTCCAAGCTCTTCTTCGCGTAGGAGCGGAACGCATATGGGCGGATTCTTCGGCGCCATCTCAAGGCGCGACTGCGTGCTGGACATCTTCTTCGGCGTGGACTACCACTCCCACCTCGGCACGCGCCGGGGCGGCATGGCCATATACGACAGAGAACTCGGCTTTCAGCGGCAGATCCACAACATTGAAAATACGCCTTTCCGAACCAAGTTCGAAAAGGACCTCGCCGAGTTCAGAGGATGCGCCGGCATAGGCTGCATCAGCGACATCGATCCTCAGCCGCTTCTGGTGCGTTCCCATCTGGGCCTGTACGCCATCTGCACGGTCGGCATCATCAACAATGCCGAAACGCTGGTGAAGGATTACTTTTCCAACTGCGGCCATCAGTTCATGGCCACCAGTTCCGGCAAGGTGAACCCCACCGAGCTCGTGGCGGCGCTCATCAATCAGAAGGACGACATCGTTTCGGGCATCCGCTATGCGCAGGACGTCATCGAAGGTTCGATGACCATGCTCCTGCTCACGGAAGACGCCATCATCACCGCCAGGGACAAGATGGGGCGTCTGCCGGTGCATATCGGCAGAAGCGACACGGGCTACAGCGTTTCCTTCGAATCCTTCGCCTATCACAAGCTGGGATACGCGGACGCCTACGAGCTCGGGCCGCGCGAAATCGTGCGCATCACGGCCGGGGGCTATGAAACGCTCTCTGCCGCGGAAAAGCCCATGAAGATATGCGCCTTCCTCTGGACGTACTACGGCTACCCCAACTCCAATTACGAAGGGGTGAACGTGGAAGTCATGCGCTACCGCAACGGCGAGATCATGGCGCGCAATGAAATGGCGCGGGGAACGCTGCCGGACGTCGATCATGTGGCGGGCGTGCCCGATTCCGGCACGCCTCACGCCATAGGCTTCGCCAACCACTGCAAGCTTCCCTTCGCAAGGCCCTTCGTGAAGTACACCCCCACCTGGCCGCGTTCCTTCATGCCCGCCAACCAGGCCGTGCGCAATCAGGTGGCCAAGATGAAGCAGATCCCCGTGCCCGAACTCATTCAGGGCAAGAAGCTGCTTTTCGTGGACGATTCCATCGTGCGCGGTACGCAGCTGCGGGAAACGGTGGACTTTCTGTTCGAATCCGGCGCGGCGGAAGTGCACATGCGTTCCGCCTGTCCGCCCATCATGTACAGCTGCAAGTACCTGAACTTCTCCCGGGGCAATTCCGACATGGACCTTCTGGCCCGGCGCATCATCCAGGAACTGGAAGGCGACGAGGGGCACCGCCACCTCGAGGAATACGCCGACGCCTCCACGGCGCGCGGTAAAAGCCTGCTGGCCGCCATCTGCAAGAAGATGGGCTTCGACTCGCTGGGCTATCAGTCGCTGGACGGTCTGCTTGAAGCCATCGGCATCGACAGAGAGAAGATCTGCACCTATTGCTGGAATGGAAAAGGATAAGCCATGAACAATTCCCACTCCGCTTCCTATGCCGCGGCCGGCGTCAATATCGAAGCCGGCTATGAAGGCGTGCGCCTCATGAAGCGCCATGTCGAACGCACCCTCATTCCCGGTGTGGTGTCCGATCTCGGCGGCTTCGGGGGCCTGTTCGAGCCCGACACCGCCGGCATGGCGCGTCCGGTGCTCGTTTCCGGCACCGACGGCGTAGGCACCAAGCAGCGCATCGCCCAGCTCATGAACAGGCACGACACCGTGGGCATCGACTGCGTGGCCATGTGCGTGAACGACATCGTCTGCTGCGGTGCAAAGCCCCTCTTCTTCCTCGACTACATCGCCATAGGCAGGAACGAACCTGAAAAGGTGGCCACCCTCGTTTCCGGAGTGGCGGAAGGCTGCGTGCAGGCCGGCTGCGCCCTCATCGGCGGCGAAACGGCCGAACACCCCGGCACCATGGCCGCGGACGACTACGACCTCGCGGGCTTTGCCGTGGGCGTGGTGGATCGGGAAAAGATCATCGACCACAAGCGTATGCGGGAAGGCGACGTCATTCTGGCGCTGCCCTCCTCCGGGCTTCATTCCAACGGCTACTCGCTGGTACGCAAGGTCTTCGACGTGGAAAACGCCGACCTTCACCGCTACTGCGACGAACTCGGCATGACGCTGGGCGAGGCGCTGCTCACTCCCACCGTCATCTATGTGAAGCCCGTGCTTGCGGCCATTGCCGCCGCCGACGTGCACGGCATAAGCCACATCACCGGCGGCGGATTCTATGAAAACATCCCCCGCTGCGTGCCCGACGGGCTTGCCGCCAGAGTGGAGAAGGCCGCCGTGCGTACCCCGGCCATTTTCTCCATGCTGCAGCGCGAAGGAAACATCCCCGAACGCGATATGTTCAACACCTACAACATGGGCGTGGGCATGACCGTGATCGTGTCGAACGATACGGCGGACAAGGCCCTTGCCGCCCTGAAGGCTCAGGGCTGCGAAGCCTATGTTCTTGGAGAAATCGTTTCCGGCGAGGAAAAGGTCGTCCTCGCCTGAGACAAGGCCGCGCCCGCACGGGCGGGCGCGGCCCGGCTGCCCCCTGCACGACATGCGGCGGTCCGCCCGCTGCGAAGGAATTCGAGAATGGTAAGACGCATCTATGTAGAGAAAAAGCCCGCCCTGCGGCATGAAGCCGGAGCGCTGCTTGCCGAGCTTCGCACCCTGCTCGGCATCTCTTCCCTTGCCGGACTTCGGCTCATCAACCGCTACGACGTGGAAGGACTGGATGAGGAAGCCTTCCGCCGCGCGGTGAAGACCGTGTTTTCCGAACCGCAGGTCGACGATGTGAGCGAACAGCTTCCCGCCGGCGACCATACGGCGTTCGCCGTGGAATATCTGCCCGGCCAGTTCGACCAGCGTGCCGACTCCGCGAGTCAGTGCATCCAGCTCATGACGCAGGGAGAAAGGCCCGCCGTGCGCACGGCGCGGGTCTTCCTGCTTTCGGGCGACCTTTCCGAAGCCGATGTGGAAAAAATCAAGCGCTACCTTATCAACCCCGTGGAAGCGCGCGAAGCCGGACTCGGCGCCGTGGAAACGCTGCGCATGGAATACGAGGTGCCCAGCAGCGTGAGCACCGTGGAAGGCTTCATCTCCATGGACGAAGCCGGTCTGAAAGAACTGCTCGATTCCCTCGGCCTCGCCATGGATCTTGACGACCTCAAATTTCTTCAGGCCCATTTCCGCGACGAGGAAAAGCGCGATCCCACCATCACGGAAGTGCGCGTGGTGGACACCTACTGGTCCGACCACTGCCGCCATACCACCTTCTCCACGCATATCGACTCCGTGGAGATTCTGGACGACGAGACCCGCGCCGCCTACGAGCGCTACCTTGCCGCCCGTGTGGAGGTGTACGGCGAGGAAAAGGCGGCCGTAAGGCCCCGGACCCTCATGGACATGGCCACCATTGCCGCCAAGACGCTCAAAAAGCGCGGTCTGCTCGGCAACATGGATCAGAGCGAGGAAATCAACGCCTGCTCCATACACGTCACGGCCACGGTGAACGGCGAAGAGCAGGACTGGCTGCTCATGTTCAAAAACGAAACGCACAATCACCCCACGGAAATCGAGCCTTTCGGCGGCGCAGCCACCTGCATCGGCGGCTGCATCCGCGACCCGCTCTCCGGCCGCGCGTATGTGTATCAGGCCATGCGCGTCACCGGCTGCGGCGATCCGCGCACGCCCGTTTCCGAAACCATTCCGGGCAAGCTTCCCCAGCGCAAGCTGGCCCAGACGGCGGCCGCAGGCTATTCCTCCTACGGCAACCAGATAGGTCTTGCCACGGGCATGGTTTCCGAAGTCTACCATAACGGCTATGTGGCCAAGCACCTCGAAGTCGGCGCCGTGGCGGCCGCGGCTCCGGCCGCGAACGTGGTGCGCGAGCGCCCCGCTCCCGGCGACGTGGTCATCCTCCTCGGCGGCCGCACGGGACGCGACGGCATAGGCGGCGCCACCGGCTCCTCCAAGAGCCACAACCGCAAGTCCCTCGTGACCATGGCCTCGGAAGTGCAGAAGGGCAACGCGCCCGAAGAACGCAAGATACAGCGCCTGTTCCGCGACGGCAGCGTCACCCGGCTCATCAAGCGCTGCAACGACTTCGGCGCGGGCGGCGTGTCCGTGGCCATAGGCGAACTCGCCCCCGGTCTGAGCATCCGCCTGGACGCGGTGCGCAAGAAGTATGAAGGGCTGGACGGTACGGAACTCGCCATTTCCGAATCGCAGGAACGCATGGCCTGCGTGGTGGCCGCCAAGGATGCGGAAGCCTTCATCGCCGCGGCGCAGAAGGAAAATCTCGAAGCCTATCAGGTGGCCGAGGTCACGGAAGATGCCCGCATGGTCATGACCTGGCAGGGCCAGACCATCGTGAACCTTTCCCGCGCCTTCCTGGATACCAACGGCGCGTCCAAGCACACCACCGTCAAGGTGAACGCGAAGGACCGTTCCGCTCTTGACGCTCCCGCGGCCTCCAGCCTGCGCGAAACGGCTTCCAGCCTGAAATGCGCCTCCCGCCGCGGCCTTGCCGAGCGCTTCGACTCCACCATCGGCGCAGGTTCCGTGCTCATGCCCTTCGGCGGCGTGCGTCAGCGCACGCCCGCACAGGCCATGGCCGCGCTGCTGCCCGTACTGCCCGGACAGGAAACCGAAGACTGCTCCGTCATGGCATGGGGCTTCGACGCGGATCAGATGTGCGTCGACCCGTACAGGGGAGCCTACCGCTCCGTGGTCACCTCCGTGGCCCGTCTTGCCGCGGCAGGCTGCGATTACCGCAAGGCGTACCTTTCTCTTCAGGAATATTTTGAAAAGCTGCGCGACGACCCCGAACGCTGGGGCAAGCCCTTCTCCGCCCTGCTCGGCGCGCTGGACGCCCAGCTCGGTCTCGGCGTGGCGGCCATAGGCGGCAAGGACTCCATGTCCGGTTCCTTCCTCGACATGGACGTGCCTCCCACCCTCATTTCCTTCGCCATCGCTCCGGCCAAGGTCGGGGACATTCTTTCTCCCGAATTCAAGGAAGCCGGACACGGCGTGTACCTCTTCGCCCCTGAAAGCGAAGACGCCTCCGCTCTCAGGGCCTGCTGGGACGGCTTTGCCGCCCTGCGGGAAAAGGGCATCGTCAAGGCTGCCTGGGCCGTGGAAAACAGCGTGGCGGAAGCCGTCATGAACATGTCCTTCGGCAACGGCACGGGATTTGCCGCCTGCGCCGACGTGGCATGGCACAGGCCCATGCCCGGCGCCATCGTGGCGGAACTTTCCGAAGACTGCGCCTGCGGCCTGAAGATAGGCTCCACCACCGGCGACGGCATGATCAGCCTCGGTAAGGACAGCGCCTCCGTAAGCGAGCTTCTCGCTCTGAACGAAGGCGTGCTGGAAAATATCTATCCGAGCCGTACCGAAACCGAAGCCGCCCCCGTGCCCGTGATCGCCTCTGAAAAGAGCCCGGTGGCCGTGCCCCGCGTGGGCGCGGCAAGGCCCAGGGTGCTCATTCCCGTCTTCCCCGGCACCAACTGCGAATACGACAGCGCCCGTGCCGTGCTCCGTGCAGGCCTTGAACCGGAAATCATGGTGCTCCGCAACCAGTCGGCCGCGGAAGTGTCGGAATCGGCCGCCCGCTTCGCCCGCGCTGCGCGCGACAGCCACATCATCTTCGTGCCCGGCGGCTTCTCCGGCGGCGACGAACCGGAAGGTTCCGGCAAGTTCATCACCGCCTTCTTCCGCAATCCCGAAGTGGCGGACGCCACCATGCGCCTGCTCAAGGACCGCGACGGCCTCATGCTCGGCATCTGCAACGGCTTCCAGGCGCTCATCAAGCTCGGTCTCGTGCCCTACGGCGAAATCATCGATACCGACGAGAACTGCCCCACCCTCACCTTCAACGTCATCGGCCGCCATCAGTCGAAGATCGCGCGTACGCGCGTCTGCTCGCGCCTGTCTCCGTGGCTCGGCAGGGTGAACGTGGGCGATGTGGTTTCCGTGCCCGTTTCCCACGGCGAAGGCCGCTTCCTCTGCGACGGCGCGCTGCTGGAAAAGCTGCGTGCAGGCGGGCAGATAGCCACGCAGTATGTGGACCTTGAAGGCAATCCCTCCATGGATGTGGACTTCAACCCCAACGGCTCCATCTGGGCCGTCGAAGGCATCACCTCGCCCGACGGCCGCGTGCTGGGCAAAATGGGCCACTCCGAACGCACGGGCGCAGGCCTCTACAAAAACGTGCCCGGCGATTACGACCTGCACCTCTTCGAATCCGCGAAGGACTACTTCAGCATCTGAGCGCTCCGGGGGAGTCCGTCTCCCCCGAGCGGAGCTTCACGGGTCCGCCTGAGGTTGCGGCGTTCAGAAAAACTAAGGCTCCCGGCCGCATCATACGGTCGGGAGCCTTTCTTTTACATGAAGCGGCCTATCTTACACGGATGATGCGCCCGCCCTCCGGCTCGGGCAGCGGGGAATGCGTCCGTATCCAGGCTTCCACCTCATCCACCACCAGACTCTCGGGCGAAGGAACCGCGCCTCCTCCGGCCAGCACGGCATAACCGTCCCCCCCTTCGGCAAGATAATCGGCAAGCGCCACGATATAGCGCCCGTCCGGCTCAAGAGGGGAAAACGTTCCCTTTTCATCCTGCACTTCCGCCTTCAGCACCCGGGAACCGGCGGGACGGGTGGAATCCACCTCATAGCGCAGGCCCGCCGTCTGGAGAAGACGCGGCCCCTTCGCCCCTTCCTGCGCCACGCCGTGTTCCAGCGCGGCAAGAATCTCCCTGCCCGTATATTCACGCAGTACGGACACGTTGCCGAAGGGATGAACGGAAAGCAGGTCTCCCCGCGTGATCTTCCCGGCGGGAAGAGCCGCGCGTACGGCTCCGCCGTTGCAGAGCGCCACGGTTGCGCCGAAGGGACGGCCCGCCTCCAGCATGGCGTCCGTGGTGATCATGCCGCCGAGGCAGTCCTTTTCCCGGCACAGGTCCATGCCGTCGGGCAGGGAAAGATGATGCTCTCCCACCACTTCGGCACGGAGCGCCCTGAGCGTCGCCCCGTAGCGGTCCACAAGTTCCTTCACCGCGGGGTCCACAGGCGTGTCGGCGCCAAGCTCCACGGCGGCCCCGCTCCAGAATGCGGGTACGCCTTTTCCGTCGAACTTCACGCTGAGCTCGCCGAGGTACTTTGCCCCGCGCCCGGCGGTGACCACCAGAACGGGGGAACCGTCCGGCGAATGCTCCACCACGGGATACGGTCCGTCGGAAGGCTCGGGTCCCAGATAGCTGTGCGTATGCCCGCCCACAATGATATCCACGCCGTCCACGCTGCGGGCCAGTTCTCTGTCCCTGGGAAGACCGAGGTGCGTCACTGCCACGATGTGCCGTATGCCCTGCGCTTCAAGTTCCTTCACCTCGCGGGCAAGCGCATCCTCCGCCCTGTCGAAGCGCGTCTGCGCGCAGGCCGAGGCCAGGGCGGTCACCTCATCGTTGGCAAGCCCCACAACGGCCACCTTTTCCCCGCGCACGTTTCTGACGATGTGCGGCAGCCTTCTCCCCCCATGCAGGGGGCAGCCTTCTTCAGGATTCAGATTGGCGGCCAGCACGGGCACAGGCGTCTTTTCCATAAAGCGGGCCAGTTCCCCGCAGCCTTCGTCGAACTCATGGTTGCCCAGCGTCATGGCGTCCCACGGCACCACGCGGTCCACATCCGCAATCATGGGCCATTTGTTCACACTGTAGAAAAGCGTGCCCTGAAACTGGTCTCCGGCGTCCACGGCGATGACGTTGTCCTTCTGCGCCCTCGCGGCCTTCACGGCAAAGGCCACACGGCCCAGCCCCCCGGCACAGTCTCCGTTCTCCAGACAGGCGTTGCCGTATCCGTCCATACCGGCAAGGAAGGAATGCGTATCGTTGGTGTGCAGAATCACCAGCTCCAGACCGTCTTCCTGCCGTTGCGGAACCGATTTTTCCCCGCATCCGGCAAG
This genomic stretch from Mailhella massiliensis harbors:
- the gcvPB gene encoding aminomethyl-transferring glycine dehydrogenase subunit GcvPB, whose translation is MKLLFERSRPGRCESLLPECDVEKVQFSSSALRSSAPRLPEMAEVDLGRHYTELASQTHGVNKGFYPLGSCTMKYNPRLNEEMAALPGFADIHPLQPEESVQGCLEALYKVEGLLCEITGMDGMTMQPAAGAHGEYTGLLLIRRYHLSRGDTARTKIIVPDSAHGTNPASATMAGFTVVSVPSNAEGGVDLEALQKAVGPDTAGLMLTNPNTVGLFDPNILDITRIVHEAGGLCYYDGANLNAVMGHARPGDMGFDCVHLNLHKTFSTPHGGGGPGCGPAGCKAFLEPFLPGPRVRKEADGYSFFRPENSMGRVRSFYGNFLVAVKALTYILTLGREGIPEASAVAVLNANYLMKKLAGHYDMAYDTLCMHEFVMSLERQKHDMGVTAMDVAKSLLDYGIHPPTMYFPLIVHEALMVEPTETESPETLDDAAEAFIAILDRAKTDAAYLHAAPHRCPIGRPDEVRAARTPVLRYEFDKN
- a CDS encoding phosphoribosylaminoimidazolesuccinocarboxamide synthase codes for the protein MNLVYTGKTKNVYALDNGNYLLKFKDDCTGKDGVFDPGENSVGLTIEGVGDVNLRMSIYFFEKINAAGIKTHYVNANLADTTMEVLPAKVFGKGLEVICRLKAVGSFLRRYGDYVESGADLPAYVETTFKNDDLGDPLVTKDGLVVLGVMTEQQYEDIKEMTQKITRIVADDLAEKGLTLYDIKFEYGYDADGKVMLIDEIASGNMRVYKDGEYIDPMTLSKLFFA
- the purM gene encoding phosphoribosylformylglycinamidine cyclo-ligase; this encodes MNNSHSASYAAAGVNIEAGYEGVRLMKRHVERTLIPGVVSDLGGFGGLFEPDTAGMARPVLVSGTDGVGTKQRIAQLMNRHDTVGIDCVAMCVNDIVCCGAKPLFFLDYIAIGRNEPEKVATLVSGVAEGCVQAGCALIGGETAEHPGTMAADDYDLAGFAVGVVDREKIIDHKRMREGDVILALPSSGLHSNGYSLVRKVFDVENADLHRYCDELGMTLGEALLTPTVIYVKPVLAAIAAADVHGISHITGGGFYENIPRCVPDGLAARVEKAAVRTPAIFSMLQREGNIPERDMFNTYNMGVGMTVIVSNDTADKALAALKAQGCEAYVLGEIVSGEEKVVLA
- a CDS encoding phosphoribosylformylglycinamidine synthase gives rise to the protein MVRRIYVEKKPALRHEAGALLAELRTLLGISSLAGLRLINRYDVEGLDEEAFRRAVKTVFSEPQVDDVSEQLPAGDHTAFAVEYLPGQFDQRADSASQCIQLMTQGERPAVRTARVFLLSGDLSEADVEKIKRYLINPVEAREAGLGAVETLRMEYEVPSSVSTVEGFISMDEAGLKELLDSLGLAMDLDDLKFLQAHFRDEEKRDPTITEVRVVDTYWSDHCRHTTFSTHIDSVEILDDETRAAYERYLAARVEVYGEEKAAVRPRTLMDMATIAAKTLKKRGLLGNMDQSEEINACSIHVTATVNGEEQDWLLMFKNETHNHPTEIEPFGGAATCIGGCIRDPLSGRAYVYQAMRVTGCGDPRTPVSETIPGKLPQRKLAQTAAAGYSSYGNQIGLATGMVSEVYHNGYVAKHLEVGAVAAAAPAANVVRERPAPGDVVILLGGRTGRDGIGGATGSSKSHNRKSLVTMASEVQKGNAPEERKIQRLFRDGSVTRLIKRCNDFGAGGVSVAIGELAPGLSIRLDAVRKKYEGLDGTELAISESQERMACVVAAKDAEAFIAAAQKENLEAYQVAEVTEDARMVMTWQGQTIVNLSRAFLDTNGASKHTTVKVNAKDRSALDAPAASSLRETASSLKCASRRGLAERFDSTIGAGSVLMPFGGVRQRTPAQAMAALLPVLPGQETEDCSVMAWGFDADQMCVDPYRGAYRSVVTSVARLAAAGCDYRKAYLSLQEYFEKLRDDPERWGKPFSALLGALDAQLGLGVAAIGGKDSMSGSFLDMDVPPTLISFAIAPAKVGDILSPEFKEAGHGVYLFAPESEDASALRACWDGFAALREKGIVKAAWAVENSVAEAVMNMSFGNGTGFAACADVAWHRPMPGAIVAELSEDCACGLKIGSTTGDGMISLGKDSASVSELLALNEGVLENIYPSRTETEAAPVPVIASEKSPVAVPRVGAARPRVLIPVFPGTNCEYDSARAVLRAGLEPEIMVLRNQSAAEVSESAARFARAARDSHIIFVPGGFSGGDEPEGSGKFITAFFRNPEVADATMRLLKDRDGLMLGICNGFQALIKLGLVPYGEIIDTDENCPTLTFNVIGRHQSKIARTRVCSRLSPWLGRVNVGDVVSVPVSHGEGRFLCDGALLEKLRAGGQIATQYVDLEGNPSMDVDFNPNGSIWAVEGITSPDGRVLGKMGHSERTGAGLYKNVPGDYDLHLFESAKDYFSI
- a CDS encoding bifunctional metallophosphatase/5'-nucleotidase — translated: MKRRIRSGAGPCLALVLAMASVLAGCGEKSVPQRQEDGLELVILHTNDTHSFLAGMDGYGNACLENGDCAGGLGRVAFAVKAARAQKDNVIAVDAGDQFQGTLFYSVNKWPMIADVDRVVPWDAMTLGNHEFDEGCGELARFMEKTPVPVLAANLNPEEGCPLHGGRRLPHIVRNVRGEKVAVVGLANDEVTALASACAQTRFDRAEDALAREVKELEAQGIRHIVAVTHLGLPRDRELARSVDGVDIIVGGHTHSYLGPEPSDGPYPVVEHSPDGSPVLVVTAGRGAKYLGELSVKFDGKGVPAFWSGAAVELGADTPVDPAVKELVDRYGATLRALRAEVVGEHHLSLPDGMDLCREKDCLGGMITTDAMLEAGRPFGATVALCNGGAVRAALPAGKITRGDLLSVHPFGNVSVLREYTGREILAALEHGVAQEGAKGPRLLQTAGLRYEVDSTRPAGSRVLKAEVQDEKGTFSPLEPDGRYIVALADYLAEGGDGYAVLAGGGAVPSPESLVVDEVEAWIRTHSPLPEPEGGRIIRVR